In Littorina saxatilis isolate snail1 linkage group LG8, US_GU_Lsax_2.0, whole genome shotgun sequence, a single genomic region encodes these proteins:
- the LOC138973193 gene encoding cilia- and flagella-associated protein 45-like isoform X1, with protein MPGSAISVSGSSASGNSRRGKTRQYRVISHTSNVDEALFGGSNAEKTRKDMLKDKWAGNEAPIEREAQVRKNNRSGKKKNNKETVQIITKDLIRSLTVPSEDPSGESLILPRDQFYRILQASRVQSKEERLMELERMKEEKMCSIEAASHRKTQMKQLDMAREKNLPLSDLELEAKEKAEHLLARANAMRVEQEDEIKHLNEMILNAKCHAIRDAQILEKGQISKELCDEEKRLDTMMEVDRQSSIKIQEEIERQRKGEQLMGAAKLMEQIHENEQERLFELERKDQENIQMQKYVEKLMDEDQSAVEKRKNEQTYLREELNKANREILRRKDVKKEQEKHEEHKVLEYQRKKAEREQAYEREQERIRIEKEKETARLRALQERAKDEQSERDALRAKRAQEQAERDWRSKEASEARKKAETEAMLEHARHQQMLQKEHYLAVQAQRERQEFERVLRAQKELVEKEKREELDVRSKRLAHADDVRSQIRKKEQERIMERNAFFEEGVKLDEEARARRTRLDNVKRKKLGELREAGLPEKYLHHVVHRAKVGDISQAAA; from the exons ATG cCTGGGAGCGCCATTTCtgtctctggcagttctgcctCAGGCAATTCTCGCCGCGGCAAAACTCGACAGTATCGTGTCATCAGCCACACTTCAAATGTCGATGAGGCGTTGTTTGGTGGGTCAAATGCTGAAAAGACAAGGAAAGACATGCTGAAGGATAAATGGGCTGGCAACGAGGCGCCCATCGAGAGGGAGGCTCAGGTCCGAAAGAACAACAGGAgcggcaagaagaagaacaacaaagaGACTGTGCAAATCATCACCAAAGATCTGATCAGAAGTCTCAC TGTTCCCTCTGAGGATCCCTCAGGCGAGTCCCTCATTTTGCCACGCGACCAGTTTTACCGCATCCTGCAAGCTTCCAGAGTCCAGAGCAAAGAGGAAAGACTGATGGAGCTTGAGAGAATGAAGGAAGAGAAGATGTGTTCCATC GAGGCAGCTAGTCACCGCAAAACCCAGATGAAGCAGCTTGACATGGCGCGTGAAAAGAACCTTCCCCTCAGTGACCTGGAGCTGGAGGCCAAGGAAAAGGCTGAGCATCTCTTGGCACGCGCTAACGCCATGCGCGTGGAACAGGAGGATGAGATTAAGCATCTcaatgag ATGATCCTGAACGCAAAATGCCATGCCATTCGCGACGCTCAGATCCTGGAGAAGGGACAGATCTCAAAGGAACTGTGTGACGAAGAAAAGAGACTGGATACAATGATGGAG gtggaCCGACAGTCCTCCATCAAAATCCAGGAGGAGATCGAGCGGCAGCGGAAGGGTGAGCAGCTGATGGGCGCCGCCAAGCTGATGGAGCAGATCCACGAGAACGAGCAGGAGCGACTCTTTGAGCTGGAGCGCAAAGACCAGGAGAACATCCAGATGCAGAA GTACGTTGAGAAACTGATGGACGAGGACCAATCTGCGGTGGAGAAGAGAAAGAATGAGCAGACATACCTCAGG GAAGAGCTGAACAAGGCCAACAGAGAAATTCTGCGACGTAAGGACGTGAAGAAAGAACAGGAGAAGCACGAGGAGCATAAAGTCCTCGAGTACCAGAGGAAGAAAGCT GAAAGAGAACAAGCGTACGAGCGCGAACAAGAGAGAATCCGaatcgagaaagagaaagagacggcCAGACTGCGAGCACTGCAGGAGCGCGCGAAAGACGAGCAATCAGAGCGTGACGCCCTACGAGCCAAGCGCGCCCAGGAACAGGCGGAGCGTGATTGGCGCTCCAAGGAGGCCAGCGAGGCACGCAAGAAGGCGGAGACTGAGGCCATGCTGGAGCATGCCCGACACCAGCAGATGCTGCAGAAGGAGCACTACCTGGCTGTGCAGGCCCAGCGAGAACGACAGGAGTTTGAGCGTGTTCTCAG GGCGCAGAAGGAGCTGGTGGAGAAGGAGAAGCGAGAGGAGCTGGATGTCCGCTCCAAGCGTCTGGCTCATGCTGACGATGTTCGCTCTCAGATCCGTAAGAAGGAGCAGGAGCGCATCATGGAGCGCAACGCCTTCTTTGAGGAGGGTGTCAAATTGGACGAAGAGGCTCGCGCTCGCCGCACACGACTGGATAACGTTAAGCGCAAGAAGCTTGGCGAGCTGAG GGAGGCCGGTCTCCCAGAGAAATACCTGCACCATGTTGTCCACAGAGCCAAAGTGGGAGATATCAGCCAGGCCGCGGCTTAG
- the LOC138973193 gene encoding cilia- and flagella-associated protein 45-like isoform X2 codes for MPGSAISVSGSSASGNSRRGKTRQYRVISHTSNVDEALFGGSNAEKTRKDMLKDKWAGNEAPIEREAQVRKNNRSGKKKNNKETVQIITKDLIRSLTVPSEDPSGESLILPRDQFYRILQASRVQSKEERLMELERMKEEKMCSIEAASHRKTQMKQLDMAREKNLPLSDLELEAKEKAEHLLARANAMRVEQEDEIKHLNEMILNAKCHAIRDAQILEKGQISKELCDEEKRLDTMMEVDRQSSIKIQEEIERQRKGEQLMGAAKLMEQIHENEQERLFELERKDQENIQMQKYVEKLMDEDQSAVEKRKNEQTYLREELNKANREILRRKDVKKEQEKHEEHKVLEYQRKKAEREQAYEREQERIRIEKEKETARLRALQERAKDEQSERDALRAKRAQEQAERDWRSKEASEARKKAETEAMLEHARHQQMLQKEHYLAVQAQRERQEFERVLRAQKELVEKEKREELDVRSKRLAHADDVRSQIRKKEQERIMERNAFFEEGVKLDEEARARRTRLDNVKRKKLGELRDAGIPDKYLAGVERKVNQPQVAA; via the exons ATG cCTGGGAGCGCCATTTCtgtctctggcagttctgcctCAGGCAATTCTCGCCGCGGCAAAACTCGACAGTATCGTGTCATCAGCCACACTTCAAATGTCGATGAGGCGTTGTTTGGTGGGTCAAATGCTGAAAAGACAAGGAAAGACATGCTGAAGGATAAATGGGCTGGCAACGAGGCGCCCATCGAGAGGGAGGCTCAGGTCCGAAAGAACAACAGGAgcggcaagaagaagaacaacaaagaGACTGTGCAAATCATCACCAAAGATCTGATCAGAAGTCTCAC TGTTCCCTCTGAGGATCCCTCAGGCGAGTCCCTCATTTTGCCACGCGACCAGTTTTACCGCATCCTGCAAGCTTCCAGAGTCCAGAGCAAAGAGGAAAGACTGATGGAGCTTGAGAGAATGAAGGAAGAGAAGATGTGTTCCATC GAGGCAGCTAGTCACCGCAAAACCCAGATGAAGCAGCTTGACATGGCGCGTGAAAAGAACCTTCCCCTCAGTGACCTGGAGCTGGAGGCCAAGGAAAAGGCTGAGCATCTCTTGGCACGCGCTAACGCCATGCGCGTGGAACAGGAGGATGAGATTAAGCATCTcaatgag ATGATCCTGAACGCAAAATGCCATGCCATTCGCGACGCTCAGATCCTGGAGAAGGGACAGATCTCAAAGGAACTGTGTGACGAAGAAAAGAGACTGGATACAATGATGGAG gtggaCCGACAGTCCTCCATCAAAATCCAGGAGGAGATCGAGCGGCAGCGGAAGGGTGAGCAGCTGATGGGCGCCGCCAAGCTGATGGAGCAGATCCACGAGAACGAGCAGGAGCGACTCTTTGAGCTGGAGCGCAAAGACCAGGAGAACATCCAGATGCAGAA GTACGTTGAGAAACTGATGGACGAGGACCAATCTGCGGTGGAGAAGAGAAAGAATGAGCAGACATACCTCAGG GAAGAGCTGAACAAGGCCAACAGAGAAATTCTGCGACGTAAGGACGTGAAGAAAGAACAGGAGAAGCACGAGGAGCATAAAGTCCTCGAGTACCAGAGGAAGAAAGCT GAAAGAGAACAAGCGTACGAGCGCGAACAAGAGAGAATCCGaatcgagaaagagaaagagacggcCAGACTGCGAGCACTGCAGGAGCGCGCGAAAGACGAGCAATCAGAGCGTGACGCCCTACGAGCCAAGCGCGCCCAGGAACAGGCGGAGCGTGATTGGCGCTCCAAGGAGGCCAGCGAGGCACGCAAGAAGGCGGAGACTGAGGCCATGCTGGAGCATGCCCGACACCAGCAGATGCTGCAGAAGGAGCACTACCTGGCTGTGCAGGCCCAGCGAGAACGACAGGAGTTTGAGCGTGTTCTCAG GGCGCAGAAGGAGCTGGTGGAGAAGGAGAAGCGAGAGGAGCTGGATGTCCGCTCCAAGCGTCTGGCTCATGCTGACGATGTTCGCTCTCAGATCCGTAAGAAGGAGCAGGAGCGCATCATGGAGCGCAACGCCTTCTTTGAGGAGGGTGTCAAATTGGACGAAGAGGCTCGCGCTCGCCGCACACGACTGGATAACGTTAAGCGCAAGAAGCTTGGCGAGCTGAG AGATGCTGGTATTCCCGACAAGTATCTGGCTGGTGTGGAACGAAAGGTCAACCAGCCCCAAGTCGCTGCTTAA